The uncultured Desulfovibrio sp. genome window below encodes:
- the ftsH gene encoding ATP-dependent zinc metalloprotease FtsH: MNQTSRNLLLWVALGLAMVMLFNMFQQPQNTASRISYSDFMGRVESGQIQSVTIQGNVLTGNALDGKGAQIQTYAPEGADTVAQLMAKKVEVRAEPPEEPAWYTAFLVNWLPLLLLLGVWIFVMRQMQGGGAGKAMSFGRSRARMLNEDSARVTFDDVAGVDEAKEELSEVVEFLSNPKKFTRLGGRIPKGVLLVGPPGTGKTLLARAVAGEAGVPFFSISGSDFVEMFVGVGASRVRDLFVQGKKNAPCLIFIDEIDAVGRKRGAGLGGGHDEREQTLNQLLVEMDGFESNEGVILIAATNRPDVLDPALLRPGRFDRQVVVPTPDLRGRRRILEVHTKRTPLADDVDLDVLARGTPGFSGADLENLVNEAALQAAKLNEDKLDMNDFEFAKDKVLMGRERRSLILSDEEKRITAYHEGGHALAARLLPGTDPVHKVSIIPRGRALGVTMQLPEEDRHGYSRNYLRNTLVVLLGGRVAEEIIFDDITTGASNDIERVTRMARKMVCEWGMSDAIGTLAIGETGEEVFIGREWVQNKNYSEDTARLVDGEVKRIVEEAHSRCRTLLQENLEVLHRIARALLDRETITGEELDLIMEGKPLPPLDANGKPVKTATPAAPAATPAAPAAGQTAAAPADDFRLEPDTDAAEKPAGSALETGGNAHDGGQDTAGPKDDNVSR; this comes from the coding sequence TTGAATCAGACAAGCCGTAATCTGTTGCTGTGGGTCGCTCTTGGCCTGGCGATGGTGATGCTTTTTAATATGTTCCAGCAGCCGCAAAACACGGCGTCGCGCATTTCCTACTCCGATTTCATGGGGCGTGTGGAGTCTGGACAGATACAGTCCGTGACCATCCAGGGCAATGTGCTGACCGGTAATGCCCTGGACGGCAAGGGCGCCCAGATACAGACCTATGCCCCCGAAGGGGCGGACACCGTGGCCCAGCTCATGGCCAAGAAGGTGGAAGTGCGTGCCGAACCGCCGGAAGAACCGGCCTGGTACACGGCCTTTCTGGTGAACTGGCTGCCGCTGCTTCTGCTGCTGGGCGTATGGATTTTTGTCATGCGCCAGATGCAGGGCGGGGGCGCCGGCAAGGCCATGAGCTTCGGGCGTTCGCGTGCCCGCATGCTCAACGAGGACAGCGCCCGCGTGACCTTTGACGATGTGGCCGGGGTGGACGAGGCCAAGGAAGAACTGTCCGAAGTGGTGGAATTTCTTTCCAATCCCAAGAAATTCACCCGTCTGGGCGGGCGCATTCCCAAGGGGGTGCTGCTGGTGGGGCCTCCCGGCACCGGCAAGACGCTGCTGGCCCGGGCCGTGGCCGGCGAGGCCGGAGTGCCCTTTTTCTCCATTTCCGGTTCGGACTTTGTGGAAATGTTTGTGGGCGTGGGCGCTTCCCGCGTGCGCGACCTCTTTGTGCAGGGCAAGAAGAATGCGCCCTGTCTTATCTTTATTGACGAAATCGATGCCGTGGGCCGCAAGCGCGGTGCGGGGCTGGGCGGCGGTCATGACGAACGCGAACAGACCCTGAACCAGCTGCTGGTGGAAATGGACGGCTTTGAAAGCAACGAAGGCGTCATCCTCATTGCCGCCACCAACCGGCCCGACGTGCTGGACCCGGCCCTGCTGCGTCCCGGGCGCTTTGACCGTCAGGTGGTGGTGCCCACGCCTGACCTGCGCGGCCGCCGGCGTATTCTTGAGGTGCACACCAAGCGCACGCCGCTGGCGGACGATGTGGACCTGGATGTGCTGGCGCGGGGAACGCCGGGCTTTTCCGGCGCCGACCTGGAAAACCTCGTCAACGAGGCGGCCCTGCAGGCGGCCAAGCTCAACGAGGACAAGCTGGACATGAACGACTTCGAATTCGCCAAGGACAAGGTCCTCATGGGGCGGGAGCGCCGCAGCCTCATCCTTTCCGATGAGGAAAAGCGCATCACGGCCTATCACGAGGGCGGTCATGCCCTGGCGGCCCGTCTGCTGCCCGGTACCGACCCGGTGCACAAGGTGTCCATCATTCCGCGCGGGCGTGCCCTGGGCGTGACCATGCAGCTGCCCGAGGAAGATCGCCACGGCTATTCCCGCAACTACCTGCGGAATACCCTGGTGGTGCTGCTGGGCGGGCGTGTGGCCGAGGAAATCATCTTTGACGACATTACCACCGGGGCGTCCAACGATATCGAGCGCGTGACCCGCATGGCCCGCAAGATGGTCTGCGAATGGGGCATGAGCGACGCCATCGGCACGCTGGCCATCGGCGAAACCGGTGAAGAGGTCTTTATCGGTCGCGAATGGGTGCAGAACAAGAACTACAGTGAAGACACGGCCCGTCTGGTGGACGGGGAAGTCAAGCGCATTGTGGAAGAAGCCCATTCCCGCTGCCGGACCCTGCTGCAGGAAAATCTGGAAGTGCTGCACCGCATTGCCCGTGCCCTGCTGGACCGCGAAACCATTACCGGGGAAGAGCTGGACCTGATCATGGAAGGCAAGCCCCTGCCGCCGCTGGACGCCAACGGCAAGCCCGTCAAGACGGCCACGCCCGCCGCACCCGCTGCAACACCTGCGGCGCCTGCCGCGGGTCAGACGGCCGCTGCGCCGGCTGACGACTTCCGCCTTGAACCGGACACGGATGCGGCGGAAAAGCCGGCCGGCTCCGCGCTCGAAACGGGCGGCAATGCCCATGACGGCGGTCAGGACACGGCGGGACCAAAGGATGACAATGTCTCCCGCTGA
- a CDS encoding OmpW family outer membrane protein, translated as MKRILVSLFLLAVLAMPGMAKAEGMYLAPKFLMTIQETGTVERSSALAGSGADAYSQFTLGGALAAGYDFWPMYMVPLRVELEFAMRGNNETSWDGNLGSIEGTWNHSTLFANLYFDIHNDTAFTPWIGAGLGMSFSYAGYDVKRGSDKFSMDERFTNFAWNVGAGVAYNVNENFAIDAGYRYVDLGYNEVSTTVGGKNYEVGTRPYNHEFMLGLRFGF; from the coding sequence ATGAAACGCATACTCGTTTCCCTGTTTCTGCTTGCCGTGCTTGCCATGCCGGGCATGGCCAAGGCTGAAGGCATGTACCTTGCCCCCAAATTTCTCATGACCATTCAGGAAACCGGTACCGTTGAGCGCAGCAGCGCCCTGGCCGGTTCCGGCGCGGATGCCTATTCCCAGTTCACGCTGGGCGGCGCCCTGGCCGCCGGCTATGACTTCTGGCCCATGTATATGGTGCCCCTGCGCGTGGAACTGGAATTTGCCATGCGTGGCAATAACGAAACCAGCTGGGACGGTAACCTTGGCTCCATCGAGGGCACCTGGAACCATTCCACCCTGTTTGCCAACCTCTATTTTGATATCCACAACGACACCGCCTTCACCCCTTGGATCGGCGCCGGTTTGGGCATGTCCTTCTCCTACGCCGGGTATGATGTGAAGCGTGGCAGCGACAAGTTCTCCATGGACGAGCGCTTCACCAACTTTGCCTGGAACGTGGGCGCCGGTGTGGCCTATAACGTGAACGAAAACTTTGCCATTGATGCCGGCTACCGCTATGTGGACCTCGGCTATAACGAAGTGAGCACCACGGTGGGCGGCAAGAACTACGAAGTGGGGACCCGTCCCTACAATCACGAGTTCATGCTCGGTCTGCGCTTCGGTTTCTAG
- the galU gene encoding UTP--glucose-1-phosphate uridylyltransferase GalU: MQNIRKVIIPVAGWGTRSLPATKNIPKEMLPIYNKPAIQYVVEEAQRAHIQDVIFVTNRDKNVIEDHFDYNLQLEAVLERAGKLDKLAEVRHVAEMVNIMSVRQKKQLGLGHAVLCARELVGDEPFAVMVGDDLMFGATPGIQQLIEVAQAEKMPVIGVMEVPWEKVSRYGIIQGEEVSPGVYRVMDMVEKPRREDAPSRLAIVGRYVLTPDIFDYLAQVKPGHGGEIQLTDALRMLARERGMMAVRMAGMRFDAGDWSDYLSANIYFALQDEDLRYDLLEKLRAFVQFQ; this comes from the coding sequence ATGCAGAATATACGCAAGGTCATCATTCCCGTTGCCGGATGGGGCACCCGTTCCCTGCCCGCCACAAAGAACATTCCCAAGGAAATGCTCCCCATCTACAACAAGCCTGCCATCCAGTATGTGGTGGAAGAGGCGCAGCGCGCCCACATTCAGGATGTCATCTTTGTCACCAACCGCGACAAGAACGTCATCGAAGACCATTTTGACTACAATCTGCAACTGGAGGCCGTGCTGGAGCGTGCCGGCAAGCTGGACAAGCTGGCGGAAGTCCGGCACGTGGCGGAAATGGTCAACATCATGTCCGTGCGGCAGAAGAAGCAGCTGGGGCTTGGCCATGCCGTGCTGTGTGCGCGGGAGCTGGTGGGGGATGAACCCTTTGCCGTCATGGTGGGGGATGATCTCATGTTCGGCGCCACGCCGGGCATACAGCAGCTCATCGAGGTGGCCCAGGCCGAAAAGATGCCGGTCATCGGGGTCATGGAAGTGCCGTGGGAAAAGGTGAGCCGCTACGGCATCATCCAGGGCGAGGAAGTGTCCCCCGGCGTGTACCGGGTCATGGACATGGTGGAAAAGCCCCGGCGGGAGGATGCGCCGTCGCGCCTGGCCATTGTGGGGCGCTATGTGCTCACGCCCGATATCTTCGATTACCTTGCGCAGGTGAAGCCTGGTCACGGGGGCGAGATTCAGCTGACCGATGCCCTCAGGATGCTGGCCCGGGAGCGCGGCATGATGGCCGTGCGCATGGCGGGCATGCGTTTTGATGCCGGCGACTGGTCAGATTATCTTTCGGCAAATATCTATTTTGCTCTGCAGGACGAGGACCTGCGCTACGACCTGCTGGAAAAGCTCCGGGCCTTTGTGCAGTTCCAGTAG
- the glmM gene encoding phosphoglucosamine mutase has product MAERLFGTDGMRGPVNIAPMTVDVALRLGLAAGVRFRKGPHRHKVVIGKDTRLSGYMFESALTAGLCAAGMHVIMTGPLPTPAISFLTRNMRADLGVVISASHNPYSDNGIKFFDADGFKLPDEVENEISAMVLDPDFRWPYPASDKVGRASKIEDAGGRYIVYTKSCFPAHLTLAGLRIVIDCANGASYKVAPLALEELGAEVFRLGTAPNGTNINEHCGSLHPEGVVAKVREVRADVGLALDGDADRLIVVDEQGNVLDGDQIMALCAQAMMERGELPGNVLVATAMSNLALEIFMKERAGTLLRTRVGDRYVVEAMRREGAMLGGEQSGHLIFRQYSTTGDGLLAALQILRIMREKERPLSELARQLQLFPQKLINVRVEKKLPFEERPAIGKAVAEVEKALAGRGRVLLRYSGTEALCRVMVEAEDEDKVVRYATELADVVSRELR; this is encoded by the coding sequence ATGGCAGAACGTCTTTTCGGTACCGATGGCATGCGCGGTCCGGTGAATATTGCGCCCATGACCGTGGACGTGGCCCTGCGGCTGGGGCTGGCGGCGGGGGTGCGTTTTCGCAAGGGGCCGCACCGGCACAAGGTGGTCATCGGCAAGGATACCCGCCTGTCGGGCTACATGTTTGAATCGGCGCTCACTGCCGGGCTGTGTGCGGCGGGCATGCACGTCATCATGACCGGTCCCCTGCCCACGCCGGCCATTTCCTTTCTGACGCGGAACATGCGGGCGGACCTGGGCGTGGTCATTTCCGCTTCGCACAATCCCTATTCGGACAATGGCATCAAGTTTTTTGATGCCGACGGCTTCAAGCTGCCCGACGAGGTGGAGAACGAAATTTCGGCCATGGTGCTGGACCCTGACTTTCGCTGGCCCTATCCGGCGTCCGACAAGGTCGGCCGTGCCAGCAAGATCGAGGATGCCGGCGGGCGTTACATCGTGTACACCAAGAGCTGTTTTCCCGCGCATCTGACGCTGGCAGGGCTGCGCATTGTCATCGACTGTGCCAACGGGGCCTCCTACAAGGTGGCGCCCCTGGCGCTGGAAGAACTGGGTGCCGAGGTCTTCCGTCTGGGCACGGCGCCCAATGGCACCAATATCAACGAGCACTGCGGCTCCCTGCATCCCGAGGGCGTGGTGGCCAAGGTGCGCGAGGTGCGCGCGGATGTGGGGCTGGCCCTGGACGGCGATGCGGACCGGCTCATCGTGGTGGATGAACAGGGCAATGTGCTTGATGGCGACCAGATCATGGCCCTGTGCGCACAGGCCATGATGGAGCGGGGCGAACTGCCGGGCAACGTGCTGGTGGCCACGGCCATGAGCAATCTGGCCCTGGAAATCTTCATGAAGGAACGGGCCGGCACCCTGCTGCGCACCCGCGTGGGCGACCGCTATGTGGTGGAGGCCATGCGGCGCGAGGGCGCCATGCTGGGCGGGGAGCAGTCCGGGCATCTCATCTTCCGGCAGTACAGCACCACGGGGGACGGTCTGCTGGCAGCCCTGCAGATACTGCGCATCATGCGCGAGAAGGAGCGCCCCCTGTCGGAACTGGCCAGGCAGTTGCAACTCTTTCCGCAGAAGCTCATCAATGTCCGTGTGGAGAAAAAGCTGCCCTTTGAGGAACGCCCGGCCATCGGCAAGGCCGTGGCGGAGGTGGAAAAGGCCCTTGCCGGCCGCGGCCGCGTGCTGCTGCGCTATTCGGGTACCGAAGCGCTGTGCCGGGTCATGGTGGAGGCGGAAGACGAAGACAAGGTTGTGCGCTATGCCACGGAGCTGGCCGATGTGGTCAGCCGTGAACTGCGCTGA
- the folP gene encoding dihydropteroate synthase produces the protein MSPAELPQTGAWHIVGGRALCAPAPFGVMGIVNLTPDSFFDGGCHANAAAGLAHALRLREEGADILDLGAESSRPGARELQSREEVERLLPVLAGLRQKAPGAILSVDTYHADTAAAVLEQGVHIINDISACRFDPGLLDVLVQFRPGYVLMHSQGRPEVMQRAPRYADVCREVMTFFEEGLHRLTAAGLPEDRIVLDPGIGFGKTLEHNLTLLAHTRDWLALGRPVLMGLSMKSLFGQLLSLPVERRGTATQVATVLQWQAGAFWHRVHDVAATRQSLALAAALAGHGQRTAADR, from the coding sequence ATGTCTCCCGCTGAGCTGCCGCAGACCGGAGCCTGGCATATTGTGGGGGGGCGTGCGCTCTGTGCGCCCGCCCCTTTCGGCGTTATGGGCATTGTGAACCTGACGCCCGATTCCTTTTTTGATGGCGGCTGCCATGCCAATGCCGCCGCAGGGCTGGCCCATGCCCTGCGTCTGCGGGAGGAAGGGGCGGACATTCTGGACCTTGGCGCCGAATCCTCCCGGCCGGGCGCCCGGGAACTTCAGTCCCGGGAGGAAGTGGAGCGCCTGCTTCCCGTACTGGCCGGCCTGCGGCAGAAGGCCCCCGGCGCCATCCTTTCCGTGGACACCTACCATGCGGATACGGCGGCGGCCGTGCTGGAGCAGGGCGTCCACATCATCAACGATATTTCGGCCTGTCGTTTTGATCCCGGCCTGCTGGACGTTCTGGTGCAGTTCCGGCCCGGCTATGTGCTCATGCACAGCCAGGGGCGGCCGGAGGTCATGCAGCGGGCGCCCCGCTATGCGGATGTGTGCCGCGAGGTCATGACTTTTTTTGAAGAGGGCCTGCATCGCCTTACGGCGGCCGGCCTGCCGGAAGACCGCATCGTGCTGGATCCGGGCATCGGCTTCGGCAAGACACTGGAACATAATCTGACCCTGCTGGCCCATACCCGCGACTGGCTTGCCCTGGGGCGGCCCGTGCTCATGGGCCTGTCCATGAAATCCCTGTTCGGGCAGCTGCTTTCCCTGCCGGTGGAGCGGCGCGGCACAGCCACGCAGGTGGCCACGGTGCTGCAATGGCAGGCAGGGGCCTTCTGGCACCGGGTCCATGATGTGGCGGCCACCCGGCAAAGCCTTGCGCTGGCTGCGGCACTGGCCGGCCACGGGCAACGGACGGCAGCGGACCGGTAG
- the priA gene encoding primosomal protein N' — translation MYALVALLSPPYSHLSYHLPVFFPEDFWRPGLRVAVPLGRGLRAGVLLQTTDRAPEGIQCKDVAWPLEQQPLLDADLLALARELAARQSLTAGAVLGHVLPQGLRAAQVRLRLLEGENGQRGHTLDLRAIAGEEPARQAVLAEALCAGRARLLAPGMDAAEGERCLLRVDPPWPVRPSASRQLGILEYLHEHGAVNRRQLLRQLGSGTAAALGVLLRQGLVGLQREDGDDATDTALLPPAPLPFALNAAQQAVLEDLTAAVDAGDPASRLLFGVTGSGKTAVYLELARHCLAQGRSCLLLAPEVALAHKLRRDAACLLGTDAPVYLYHGYQGASRRERLFRELAAREDPCLVVGTRSALFLPVPHLGAIVLDEEHDASFKQDESLPYQAKEVAWFRAARAGALLLLGSATPDIKTFYAVEQGQLPMLRLPARIGGRPLPPVELVDMDPQVAATATGGASLLAPRSEALLRQVLERGEQAVVLLNRRGYAPLMFCQDCRQTLKCPHCQIGLTYHKGRERLVCHYCGYSVPFPSPCPVCRGTSFLPLGEGTEKLAEQLSVLAGQPVLRLDRDSTRRPGRMEEILAAFARRESPILVGTQMLSKGHHFPGVTLAVVADGDLGLNLPDYRAAERTFQLLVQSAGRAGRGEQPGTVLIQTRDRTHYCWRYVQQADYEGFYAEELARRRRYGYPPFVRLALVRLSYAVDDPGGAEALQGAGQLLRQAAREEGVRLLGPAPAPLALLRGRRRFHCLLKGTDWQSLRQLFQRLCRQKGVERLRPFLDLDPVNML, via the coding sequence ATGTATGCTCTTGTTGCTCTGCTTTCCCCGCCATACAGCCATCTGAGCTATCACTTGCCGGTCTTCTTTCCGGAGGATTTCTGGCGTCCGGGCCTGCGCGTGGCCGTACCGCTGGGCCGTGGCCTGCGGGCCGGTGTGCTGCTGCAAACCACGGATCGTGCGCCCGAGGGCATACAGTGCAAGGATGTGGCCTGGCCGCTGGAACAGCAGCCCCTTCTTGACGCCGATCTGCTGGCCCTGGCCCGGGAGCTGGCCGCCCGCCAGAGCCTGACGGCAGGCGCCGTGCTGGGCCATGTGCTGCCGCAGGGGCTGCGCGCGGCCCAGGTGCGCTTGCGTCTGCTGGAAGGGGAGAACGGACAGCGGGGGCATACGCTGGACCTGCGGGCCATTGCCGGCGAGGAGCCGGCGCGGCAGGCCGTGCTGGCGGAGGCCCTGTGCGCGGGACGGGCACGGCTGCTGGCGCCGGGCATGGACGCCGCAGAGGGGGAACGCTGCCTGCTGCGCGTGGACCCGCCATGGCCCGTGCGCCCGTCGGCATCGCGCCAGCTGGGTATTCTGGAATATCTGCACGAGCACGGGGCCGTGAACCGGCGCCAGCTGCTGCGGCAGCTGGGAAGCGGCACGGCAGCGGCCCTTGGTGTGCTGCTGCGGCAGGGTCTGGTTGGCCTGCAACGGGAGGACGGCGATGATGCGACGGATACGGCCCTGCTGCCCCCCGCGCCCCTGCCCTTTGCCCTGAATGCGGCACAGCAGGCCGTGCTGGAGGATCTGACGGCGGCCGTGGATGCCGGCGATCCGGCATCGCGCCTGCTTTTCGGCGTAACCGGCAGCGGCAAGACGGCCGTCTATCTGGAGCTGGCCCGGCACTGCCTGGCACAGGGCAGAAGCTGCCTGCTGCTGGCGCCGGAGGTGGCCCTGGCGCACAAGCTGCGGCGGGATGCCGCCTGCCTGCTGGGCACGGATGCTCCGGTGTATTTGTATCACGGGTATCAGGGGGCGTCCCGGCGTGAGCGTCTTTTTCGGGAACTGGCTGCCCGGGAGGACCCCTGCCTGGTGGTGGGAACACGTTCGGCCCTGTTCCTGCCCGTGCCGCACCTGGGCGCCATTGTGCTGGACGAGGAGCACGACGCCTCCTTCAAGCAGGACGAAAGCCTGCCCTATCAGGCCAAGGAAGTGGCCTGGTTCCGGGCCGCTCGCGCCGGCGCTCTGCTGCTGCTGGGATCGGCCACGCCGGACATCAAGACCTTTTATGCCGTGGAGCAGGGGCAGCTGCCCATGCTGCGTCTGCCTGCCCGCATTGGCGGCCGCCCCCTGCCGCCGGTGGAACTGGTGGACATGGATCCGCAGGTCGCCGCGACGGCCACCGGGGGAGCCTCCCTGCTGGCGCCCCGCAGCGAGGCCCTGCTGCGTCAGGTGCTGGAGCGCGGCGAGCAGGCCGTGGTGCTGCTCAACCGGCGCGGCTATGCGCCGCTCATGTTCTGCCAGGACTGCCGGCAGACGCTCAAGTGCCCGCATTGCCAGATAGGGCTGACCTATCATAAGGGGCGGGAGCGGCTGGTCTGCCATTATTGCGGGTACAGCGTTCCCTTTCCGTCGCCCTGTCCTGTGTGCCGGGGCACCAGCTTTCTGCCGCTGGGCGAGGGCACTGAAAAACTCGCCGAACAGCTGTCCGTGCTGGCGGGCCAGCCCGTACTGCGCCTGGACAGGGACAGTACGCGCCGGCCGGGACGCATGGAGGAAATCCTTGCTGCCTTTGCCCGCCGGGAATCTCCCATTCTGGTGGGCACGCAGATGCTGTCCAAGGGACATCATTTTCCGGGGGTGACGCTGGCCGTGGTGGCGGACGGCGATCTGGGGCTCAATCTGCCGGATTACCGGGCTGCCGAGCGCACCTTTCAGCTGCTGGTGCAGTCGGCCGGACGTGCCGGCCGCGGCGAGCAGCCCGGTACGGTCCTCATCCAGACCCGGGACAGGACGCATTACTGCTGGCGCTATGTGCAGCAGGCGGACTATGAAGGCTTTTATGCGGAAGAGCTGGCTCGCCGCCGCCGCTACGGCTATCCGCCCTTTGTGCGGCTGGCGCTTGTGCGCCTGTCCTATGCCGTGGATGATCCCGGCGGGGCGGAGGCCCTGCAGGGAGCGGGGCAGCTGCTGCGCCAGGCTGCCCGGGAGGAAGGCGTGCGGCTGCTTGGTCCGGCGCCGGCGCCTCTGGCGCTGCTCAGGGGCCGCCGCCGCTTCCACTGCCTGCTGAAAGGGACGGACTGGCAATCCCTGCGGCAGCTCTTTCAGCGGCTTTGCCGGCAGAAGGGCGTGGAGCGGCTGCGTCCCTTCCTTGATCTTGACCCGGTAAACATGCTGTAA
- the cdaA gene encoding diadenylate cyclase CdaA, translating to MPIVLDHIVFDWRDALDIALVGVLLYQVIQLLRGSRALAVLTGLGLLTALYFMSRSMGLYTLSWLLQHIFSSLFILIVVIFQSDIRQALGEVGSRHFFRKRNLHEGMVEEVVSACVEMARLRVGALIVFERSMRLGDMVKRESVPLDARLSRQLLMNIFYPKAPLHDGAVVISRGRILAAACILPLAEARGQSFGTRHRAALGATAESDAVVVVVSEERGEISVAIKGELVRNLDATRLRQVLHDVL from the coding sequence ATGCCCATAGTGCTTGATCATATTGTTTTTGACTGGCGTGACGCGCTGGACATCGCTCTGGTCGGTGTGCTGCTCTATCAGGTCATCCAGCTGCTGCGCGGTTCACGGGCGCTGGCCGTGCTCACCGGGCTGGGGCTGCTCACGGCCCTGTACTTCATGTCGCGCAGCATGGGGCTGTATACGCTGTCCTGGCTGTTGCAGCATATCTTCAGTTCCCTGTTCATTCTCATTGTGGTCATCTTCCAGAGCGACATCCGGCAGGCCCTGGGCGAGGTGGGCAGCCGGCACTTCTTCCGCAAGCGCAATCTGCATGAGGGCATGGTGGAAGAGGTGGTGTCCGCCTGTGTGGAAATGGCCCGTCTGCGCGTGGGGGCGCTCATCGTTTTCGAGCGCAGCATGCGGCTGGGCGACATGGTCAAGCGGGAAAGCGTTCCCCTGGATGCCCGCCTGTCCCGGCAGCTGCTCATGAATATCTTTTATCCCAAGGCGCCGCTGCATGATGGCGCGGTGGTCATAAGCCGGGGGCGCATTCTGGCGGCCGCCTGCATTCTGCCCCTGGCCGAGGCCCGGGGACAATCCTTTGGCACGCGCCACCGTGCGGCACTGGGCGCCACGGCCGAAAGCGATGCCGTGGTCGTGGTGGTTTCCGAGGAGCGTGGCGAAATCTCCGTGGCCATCAAGGGGGAGCTTGTGCGCAACCTTGATGCGACCCGGCTGAGGCAGGTGCTTCATGATGTCCTTTGA
- a CDS encoding CdaR family protein — protein sequence MMSFDPKKMPHLLSAIVAMVTAVAMWYVVSVRDRLEVQLEVSIDYNGVPPDLVVTDGLISKIHVRLRGPELLLRAISQQTLKQAINLSGIKKGTTVVPLTGDHMGPQLRAFELIDVQPPRLVIKADTYMERSVPVRAEIESPLRSGALTVENVIVSPASVTLRGPEELISRMSHVPLTITLDPNAAGTTVRTSLPLDTPGLVTAVPSRVEVQYTITSGRSVVTRQVRVEVEAQDARHYTVEPETVELLVEVPEALARNSSYLRKLGVIVVPPPLEEGQSRQVEPRIRLPEGMVLLNPSVSPVTISRKK from the coding sequence ATGATGTCCTTTGATCCCAAGAAAATGCCGCATCTGCTGTCAGCCATTGTGGCCATGGTGACGGCCGTGGCCATGTGGTACGTGGTCAGCGTGCGGGACCGGCTGGAAGTGCAGCTGGAAGTGAGCATCGACTATAACGGCGTGCCGCCTGATCTGGTGGTCACGGACGGGCTTATCAGCAAGATTCATGTGCGCCTGCGCGGTCCAGAACTGCTGCTGCGGGCCATTTCGCAGCAGACGCTCAAGCAGGCCATCAATCTGTCCGGCATCAAGAAGGGGACCACCGTGGTGCCCCTTACCGGGGATCACATGGGGCCGCAGCTGCGGGCCTTTGAGCTGATCGACGTGCAGCCGCCGCGTCTGGTGATCAAGGCCGATACCTATATGGAACGCAGCGTTCCCGTGCGGGCGGAAATCGAATCGCCCCTGCGCAGCGGTGCCCTGACGGTGGAGAATGTCATTGTGTCTCCGGCGTCCGTGACCCTACGGGGACCGGAGGAACTCATTTCCCGCATGTCGCATGTGCCGCTGACCATCACGCTGGACCCCAATGCCGCGGGAACCACGGTGCGCACATCCCTGCCGCTGGACACGCCGGGTCTGGTCACGGCCGTGCCGTCGCGGGTGGAAGTGCAGTATACCATCACCAGCGGACGCAGCGTGGTGACCCGCCAGGTCCGGGTGGAGGTGGAAGCCCAGGACGCGCGCCATTATACGGTGGAACCGGAAACCGTGGAGCTGCTGGTGGAGGTGCCGGAAGCCCTGGCCCGCAATTCCTCCTATCTGCGCAAGCTGGGGGTCATTGTGGTGCCGCCGCCGCTGGAAGAGGGGCAGAGCCGCCAGGTGGAACCGCGAATCCGTCTGCCCGAGGGGATGGTTCTGCTCAACCCCTCGGTCAGCCCCGTAACCATTTCACGCAAAAAGTAG